In Macrobrachium rosenbergii isolate ZJJX-2024 chromosome 16, ASM4041242v1, whole genome shotgun sequence, a single genomic region encodes these proteins:
- the alpha-PheRS gene encoding phenylalanine--tRNA ligase alpha subunit isoform X1: MGTLVMDIQKEILSCVDKNGTLSSVDIAKLINVPHQKVVGAIKSIESLGSIINVKQDSQKSWECTEEGTSVAEDGSFEARLFNSLSPEGSPVAEIKANFPNANIALGAAMKNKWVKKEGEKVVRAMPTIEDVVQLHLKSIAAGDTDAVPDKIKADYKKRKLIKEVDLTFFEVSRGSGFTTTVTKQEAELTKEMIESGLWKSKTFKPFNFQSKGRLEQRSGHLHPLMQLRAEFRQIFLEMGFTEMPTNNFVESAFWNFDALFQPQQHPARDAHDTFYVAEPARTISVPEDYLQRVKKTHSVGGYGSTGYQYDWDRDEAHKNLLRTHTTAVSARMLYRLAQEGFQPSKFFSIDRVFRNETLDATHLAEFHQIEGVVADYNLGVKHLMGVIKAFFQKIGITKLRFKPAYNPYTEPSMEIFSYHEGLKKWVEVGNSGIFRPEMLRPMGLPEEVTIAAFGLSLERPAMIMYGIDNIRELVGPKVKMELILDNPVCTLNKFRRKEQTTSGGGVTVEALTKRQELILDRLSALQSKVAHIASKMGITLEESITSQSSQISGVPKPGELFDIVIYADPRRPPYSIRVLANVISSKLKTCMRVHCHSTVKEVSEKLQQFWGENSGVDRSGSDVCLTLVWRQNGDSPATLLPSLSISPLSATQICGEHNIGRYLSRLAESLSLSSNLYECLSSPVVIAEIDEHLDQCHAKLVLGTNKDRASYIKCLNTKLEKGPFIAGSNLSLADAVIISTLLQLRLVDSAPNNVRNWVKTCLNLPVCQNLIL, encoded by the exons ATGGGAACGCTCGTCATGGATATCCAAAAAGAAATCCTGTCGTGCGTTGACAAAAACGGGACCTTATCGTCGGTTGATATTGCCAAATTGATTAATGTTCCCCATCAGAAGGTTGTTGGTGCGATTAAATCGATCGAGTCTTTAGGGAGT ATCATAAATGTCAAGCAAGACTCTCAAAAGAGCTGGGAGTGTACAGAAGAAGGAACCTCTGTTGCTGAAGATGGGTCGTTCGAAGCACGCCTTTTCAATTCTCTGTCCCCGGAAGGATCCCCAGTTGCTGAAATTAAGGCCAATTTTCCTAATGCAAATATAGCTCTCGGAGCAGCAATGAAAAATAag TGGGttaagaaggaaggggaaaaagtaGTGCGAGCTATGCCAACCATTGAGGACGTGGTACAGTTACACCTGAAATCCATTGCTGCTGGAGATACTGATGCTGTCCCAGATAAAATCAAAGCAGATTACAAGAAAAGAAAGCTGATAAAAGAAGT TGATCTTACCTTTTTTGAAGTTTCACGAGGTAGCGGATTCACCACAACGGTCACAAAACAGGAAgcagaattaacaaaggaaatGATTGAGAGTGGCCTCTGGAAGAGTAAAACCTTTAAACCCTTCAATTTTCAGTCAAAA GGACGGCTAGAACAACGATCAGGACACCTACATCCCTTGATGCAGTTGAGGGCAGAGTTTCGtcaaattttcttggaaatgggCTTCACTGAAATGCCcacaaacaattttgttgaaagtgcattttggaattttgatgcTCTTTTCCAACCCCAGCAACATCCTGCCCGAGATGCCCATGACACATTTTACGTTGCTGAACCAGCAAGAACAATAAGTGTTCCTGAAGATTACTTACAAAGG GTCAAAAAAACCCACTCAGTGGGTGGCtatggctcgacaggatatcagtATGATTGGGACAGAGATGAAGCACACAAAAATCTTTTACGAACCCATACGACGGCTGTGAGTGCCAGGATGCTGTACAGACTTGCACAG GAAGGTTTCCAGCCGTCTAAATTTTTCTCAATTGACCGAGTGTTCCGAAATGAAACGCTGGATGCAACGCATCTTGCTGAATTTCACCAGATTGAGGGCGTGGTTGCAGACTATAATCTTGGTGTCAAGCATTTAATGGGTGTCATAAAG gCTTTCTTCCAAAAAATTGGCATTACAAAATTACGGTTTAAGCCTGCCTACAATCCATATACAGAACCCTCTATGGAAATATTCAG ttatcaTGAAGGTTTGAAAAAGTGGGTGGAAGTTGGCAACTCAGGTATTTTCCGACCTGAGATGTTGCGGCCAATGGGATTGCCGGAAGAAGTTACCATTGCAGCCTTTGGGCTTTCTTTAGAAAG GCCAGCAATGATCATGTATGGAATCGACAACATCAGGGAGCTTGTTGGGCCCAAAGTGAAAATGGAACTTATCCTAGATAATCCAGTCTGCACTCTTAACAA GTTTAGACGAAAAGAACAAACAACATCTGGGGGAGGTGTGACAGTAGAAGCCCTCACAAAACGTCAGGAGCTGATTCTAGATAGGCTCTCTGCCCTCCAGTCTAAGGTTGCTCATATTGCATCAAAAATGGGCATTACTTTAGAAGAATCTATAACCTCTCAGTCTTCTCAAATTAGTG GTGTTCCTAAGCCTGGTGAGCTTTTTGACATAGTGATATATGCTGATCCCCGGCGTCCTCCTTATAGTATTCGAGTTTTGGCAAATGTGATCTCCTCAAAGTTAAAAACTTGTATGCGAGTCCACTGTCATTCCACTGTCAAG GAAGTTTCTGAGAAGCTTCAACAGTTTTGGGGTGAAAATTCAGGAGTTGATAGAAGTGGTTCTGATGTATGTTTGACTCTTGTTTGGAGACAGAATGGTGATAGTCCAGCAACCCTCTTACCTTCTCTGTCAATCTCTCCTCTTTCAGCTACTCAG atTTGTGGTGAACATAACATTGGTCGATATCTGTCACGATTAGCAGAGAGCTTGTCATTATCAAGTAATCTTTATGAGTGCCTTTCTAGTCCAGTAGTCATTGCTGAAATCGATGAGCATTTGGATCAATGTCATGCAAAACTTGTACTTGGCACAAATAA GGATAGAGCAAGTTATATTAAATGCCTTAATACAAAATTAGAGAAAGGACCCTTCATTGCTGGTTCAAACTTGTCTCTAGCTGATGCAGTTATTATTTCTACTCTCCTGCAACTCCGCTTAGTGGATTCTGCACCCAATAATGTAAGAAATTGGGTTAAGACATGTTTAAATTTACCAGTTTGTCAGAATTTAATATTATAG
- the alpha-PheRS gene encoding phenylalanine--tRNA ligase alpha subunit isoform X2, whose amino-acid sequence MIINVKQDSQKSWECTEEGTSVAEDGSFEARLFNSLSPEGSPVAEIKANFPNANIALGAAMKNKWVKKEGEKVVRAMPTIEDVVQLHLKSIAAGDTDAVPDKIKADYKKRKLIKEVDLTFFEVSRGSGFTTTVTKQEAELTKEMIESGLWKSKTFKPFNFQSKGRLEQRSGHLHPLMQLRAEFRQIFLEMGFTEMPTNNFVESAFWNFDALFQPQQHPARDAHDTFYVAEPARTISVPEDYLQRVKKTHSVGGYGSTGYQYDWDRDEAHKNLLRTHTTAVSARMLYRLAQEGFQPSKFFSIDRVFRNETLDATHLAEFHQIEGVVADYNLGVKHLMGVIKAFFQKIGITKLRFKPAYNPYTEPSMEIFSYHEGLKKWVEVGNSGIFRPEMLRPMGLPEEVTIAAFGLSLERPAMIMYGIDNIRELVGPKVKMELILDNPVCTLNKFRRKEQTTSGGGVTVEALTKRQELILDRLSALQSKVAHIASKMGITLEESITSQSSQISGVPKPGELFDIVIYADPRRPPYSIRVLANVISSKLKTCMRVHCHSTVKEVSEKLQQFWGENSGVDRSGSDVCLTLVWRQNGDSPATLLPSLSISPLSATQICGEHNIGRYLSRLAESLSLSSNLYECLSSPVVIAEIDEHLDQCHAKLVLGTNKDRASYIKCLNTKLEKGPFIAGSNLSLADAVIISTLLQLRLVDSAPNNVRNWVKTCLNLPVCQNLIL is encoded by the exons ATG ATCATAAATGTCAAGCAAGACTCTCAAAAGAGCTGGGAGTGTACAGAAGAAGGAACCTCTGTTGCTGAAGATGGGTCGTTCGAAGCACGCCTTTTCAATTCTCTGTCCCCGGAAGGATCCCCAGTTGCTGAAATTAAGGCCAATTTTCCTAATGCAAATATAGCTCTCGGAGCAGCAATGAAAAATAag TGGGttaagaaggaaggggaaaaagtaGTGCGAGCTATGCCAACCATTGAGGACGTGGTACAGTTACACCTGAAATCCATTGCTGCTGGAGATACTGATGCTGTCCCAGATAAAATCAAAGCAGATTACAAGAAAAGAAAGCTGATAAAAGAAGT TGATCTTACCTTTTTTGAAGTTTCACGAGGTAGCGGATTCACCACAACGGTCACAAAACAGGAAgcagaattaacaaaggaaatGATTGAGAGTGGCCTCTGGAAGAGTAAAACCTTTAAACCCTTCAATTTTCAGTCAAAA GGACGGCTAGAACAACGATCAGGACACCTACATCCCTTGATGCAGTTGAGGGCAGAGTTTCGtcaaattttcttggaaatgggCTTCACTGAAATGCCcacaaacaattttgttgaaagtgcattttggaattttgatgcTCTTTTCCAACCCCAGCAACATCCTGCCCGAGATGCCCATGACACATTTTACGTTGCTGAACCAGCAAGAACAATAAGTGTTCCTGAAGATTACTTACAAAGG GTCAAAAAAACCCACTCAGTGGGTGGCtatggctcgacaggatatcagtATGATTGGGACAGAGATGAAGCACACAAAAATCTTTTACGAACCCATACGACGGCTGTGAGTGCCAGGATGCTGTACAGACTTGCACAG GAAGGTTTCCAGCCGTCTAAATTTTTCTCAATTGACCGAGTGTTCCGAAATGAAACGCTGGATGCAACGCATCTTGCTGAATTTCACCAGATTGAGGGCGTGGTTGCAGACTATAATCTTGGTGTCAAGCATTTAATGGGTGTCATAAAG gCTTTCTTCCAAAAAATTGGCATTACAAAATTACGGTTTAAGCCTGCCTACAATCCATATACAGAACCCTCTATGGAAATATTCAG ttatcaTGAAGGTTTGAAAAAGTGGGTGGAAGTTGGCAACTCAGGTATTTTCCGACCTGAGATGTTGCGGCCAATGGGATTGCCGGAAGAAGTTACCATTGCAGCCTTTGGGCTTTCTTTAGAAAG GCCAGCAATGATCATGTATGGAATCGACAACATCAGGGAGCTTGTTGGGCCCAAAGTGAAAATGGAACTTATCCTAGATAATCCAGTCTGCACTCTTAACAA GTTTAGACGAAAAGAACAAACAACATCTGGGGGAGGTGTGACAGTAGAAGCCCTCACAAAACGTCAGGAGCTGATTCTAGATAGGCTCTCTGCCCTCCAGTCTAAGGTTGCTCATATTGCATCAAAAATGGGCATTACTTTAGAAGAATCTATAACCTCTCAGTCTTCTCAAATTAGTG GTGTTCCTAAGCCTGGTGAGCTTTTTGACATAGTGATATATGCTGATCCCCGGCGTCCTCCTTATAGTATTCGAGTTTTGGCAAATGTGATCTCCTCAAAGTTAAAAACTTGTATGCGAGTCCACTGTCATTCCACTGTCAAG GAAGTTTCTGAGAAGCTTCAACAGTTTTGGGGTGAAAATTCAGGAGTTGATAGAAGTGGTTCTGATGTATGTTTGACTCTTGTTTGGAGACAGAATGGTGATAGTCCAGCAACCCTCTTACCTTCTCTGTCAATCTCTCCTCTTTCAGCTACTCAG atTTGTGGTGAACATAACATTGGTCGATATCTGTCACGATTAGCAGAGAGCTTGTCATTATCAAGTAATCTTTATGAGTGCCTTTCTAGTCCAGTAGTCATTGCTGAAATCGATGAGCATTTGGATCAATGTCATGCAAAACTTGTACTTGGCACAAATAA GGATAGAGCAAGTTATATTAAATGCCTTAATACAAAATTAGAGAAAGGACCCTTCATTGCTGGTTCAAACTTGTCTCTAGCTGATGCAGTTATTATTTCTACTCTCCTGCAACTCCGCTTAGTGGATTCTGCACCCAATAATGTAAGAAATTGGGTTAAGACATGTTTAAATTTACCAGTTTGTCAGAATTTAATATTATAG